One Clostridium estertheticum DNA segment encodes these proteins:
- a CDS encoding sulfite exporter TauE/SafE family protein — MVKILLGSLILFVSYFAFIYFSDVLRAAKTGKIKNKNFIVFGGIGFIANFFDTLGVGSFAIITSIVRFFKLTDDRTLPGTLNVSCTIPTALEAIIFLTVIKVDKITLISMIMAAVLGAIIGADIVAKFNIRDVRIGMGLALIVVAVMMLSGLLHLMPIGGTASGLIGIKLMVAIGCNFILGALMQLGVGLYAPCMALIYALGMNPLAAFPIMMGSCAFLMPAGSVQFVKKEAYDRKASIAITLFGSAGVLIAAYIVKSLPLNIVKWLVLIIVIYTSIMLLVSAHQARKQVKNS, encoded by the coding sequence ATGGTTAAAATACTATTAGGGTCACTGATTTTGTTTGTATCATACTTTGCTTTTATTTATTTCTCAGATGTTCTCAGAGCGGCAAAGACAGGAAAAATCAAAAATAAAAATTTTATTGTTTTTGGTGGAATAGGATTTATAGCTAATTTTTTTGATACTTTAGGAGTAGGAAGCTTTGCTATTATAACATCTATAGTTAGGTTCTTCAAATTGACGGATGATAGAACCCTCCCTGGCACTTTAAATGTATCTTGTACGATTCCAACTGCTTTGGAGGCGATTATTTTTTTAACTGTTATAAAAGTTGATAAAATAACATTGATTTCAATGATTATGGCTGCAGTTTTAGGTGCAATAATAGGAGCAGATATTGTTGCCAAATTTAACATAAGAGATGTAAGAATTGGAATGGGACTCGCGCTAATTGTGGTTGCTGTTATGATGCTTTCGGGACTGCTTCATCTTATGCCAATTGGCGGAACAGCCAGTGGGCTTATAGGAATTAAACTTATGGTTGCTATTGGTTGTAATTTTATACTTGGAGCACTAATGCAACTTGGTGTTGGCCTGTATGCTCCTTGCATGGCACTAATTTATGCACTTGGAATGAACCCTCTTGCTGCTTTTCCAATAATGATGGGCTCCTGTGCTTTTCTAATGCCTGCGGGATCTGTTCAATTTGTAAAAAAAGAAGCATATGATAGAAAAGCATCTATAGCTATTACTCTGTTTGGAAGTGCTGGGGTATTAATTGCTGCGTATATTGTTAAATCACTGCCACTAAATATTGTTAAATGGTTAGTGCTAATAATCGTAATCTATACATCTATTATGCTATTAGTATCTGCCCATCAAGCACGAAAACAAGTGAAAAATTCATAG
- a CDS encoding MBL fold metallo-hydrolase translates to MVGTHPHEDHIGGLDYIINRFKVGKIYMPKATSTTKAFEGVVTAIKNSGMTATVPTPGKGFKVGDATCVIIAPNGINYEDTNNNSIVIKVSFGENSFLFTGDAEAISENEMLASGYDLQADVLKIGHHGSNSSTTQQFLNAVNPKYAVISVGKENNYGHPAKETMDRLIAQNISVYRTDESGNIIGISDGKNITFNVIPSVSIDNNPSITDVKITSIDLANEIATIKNFGATDVDMTGWSLLSTEGMQNYDFPDKFILKAGASMNITSGANAKDDEVVYLKWTGSNIWNNLGDLGELYDANDGLVSSK, encoded by the coding sequence GTGGTTGGAACTCATCCTCATGAGGATCACATAGGTGGGCTTGATTATATAATTAATAGATTTAAGGTAGGAAAAATATACATGCCTAAAGCTACATCAACTACTAAAGCATTTGAAGGTGTAGTAACAGCCATTAAAAATAGTGGAATGACCGCTACAGTTCCAACACCAGGAAAAGGCTTTAAAGTAGGGGATGCTACCTGTGTAATTATAGCACCAAATGGAATTAACTATGAAGACACTAATAATAATTCTATAGTTATTAAAGTAAGCTTTGGAGAAAATTCTTTCTTATTTACTGGAGATGCTGAAGCGATTTCCGAGAATGAGATGTTAGCAAGTGGTTATGATCTTCAAGCAGATGTACTTAAAATAGGTCATCATGGTAGTAATAGTTCAACAACGCAACAGTTTTTAAATGCAGTTAATCCAAAGTATGCAGTAATAAGTGTTGGAAAAGAAAATAATTATGGTCATCCTGCAAAAGAAACTATGGATAGACTTATAGCTCAAAATATATCTGTATACAGAACTGATGAATCAGGTAATATAATAGGAATTTCAGATGGTAAAAACATAACTTTTAATGTTATTCCAAGTGTAAGCATAGACAATAATCCAAGTATTACAGATGTAAAAATAACATCTATAGATTTAGCAAATGAGATAGCAACAATTAAAAATTTTGGAGCTACTGATGTAGATATGACAGGCTGGAGCTTGTTAAGCACAGAAGGAATGCAAAATTATGATTTCCCAGATAAATTTATTTTAAAAGCAGGTGCCAGCATGAATATTACCAGTGGAGCAAATGCTAAGGATGATGAAGTGGTATATTTGAAATGGACCGGATCCAATATTTGGAACAATCTTGGAGATCTAGGGGAGCTTTATGATGCAAACGATGGATTAGTATCATCTAAGTAA
- a CDS encoding polysaccharide deacetylase family protein: MRTKKTNFFVFISLIIILTNSLLFGDFLKSHNALGINERNIYTTSYNKDAQILYPLGSSDKFTKKELASNIKWKNNIVKFTRDNPGVIFLNGPTKEKVVSLSFDDGPDSKITPEILDILKKYNIRANFFFIGESAKANPEVVKRAFNEGHLILNHSYTHADLSKLSSQDITKELTSTDNILYKLIGKKPSIVRPPYGAIDNNVINVFRENNYKMAIWSLDTFDWSQKEKDHIVDTVINNVRPGEIILMHSNADKIATAEALPQIIEKLKAKGYQIKTISDMLNIKGYR; the protein is encoded by the coding sequence ATGCGTACTAAGAAAACCAATTTCTTTGTTTTTATATCATTGATAATTATTTTAACAAACTCTTTGCTCTTTGGTGATTTTTTAAAATCACATAATGCCTTAGGTATAAATGAAAGAAATATTTACACTACGTCCTATAATAAAGATGCCCAAATATTATACCCATTAGGTTCATCAGATAAATTCACTAAAAAGGAACTTGCAAGTAATATAAAATGGAAAAATAATATAGTTAAATTTACAAGGGATAATCCTGGCGTTATATTTTTAAATGGACCAACAAAAGAAAAAGTCGTATCCTTATCCTTTGATGATGGTCCCGATTCAAAAATAACACCCGAAATACTTGATATATTAAAAAAGTATAATATAAGAGCTAACTTTTTCTTTATAGGCGAAAGTGCCAAAGCTAATCCTGAAGTGGTAAAAAGAGCTTTTAATGAAGGGCATTTAATTTTAAATCATTCTTATACACATGCTGATTTAAGTAAGCTTAGTTCACAAGACATTACCAAAGAACTTACATCTACTGATAATATATTATATAAGCTTATAGGAAAAAAGCCTTCCATAGTTAGACCACCTTATGGTGCTATAGATAATAACGTCATTAATGTTTTTAGAGAAAATAATTATAAAATGGCTATATGGTCACTAGATACCTTTGATTGGTCTCAAAAGGAAAAAGACCATATTGTTGATACTGTTATTAATAATGTTCGTCCTGGTGAAATAATACTTATGCATAGTAACGCTGATAAAATTGCAACTGCTGAAGCATTACCACAAATTATTGAAAAACTTAAAGCTAAAGGCTATCAAATTAAAACTATTTCTGATATGTTAAATATTAAAGGTTACAGATAA
- a CDS encoding lmo0937 family membrane protein, whose product MGFLSWIGGILLIFWFLGFIFSIGGLMIHWLLVIAAIALFVDIISGRRRRRT is encoded by the coding sequence ATGGGTTTTTTAAGTTGGATAGGTGGAATATTATTAATTTTTTGGTTCTTGGGGTTTATATTTAGCATTGGCGGTCTTATGATTCATTGGTTACTTGTAATAGCTGCAATAGCATTATTCGTGGATATTATTTCAGGAAGAAGAAGGAGAAGGACTTAA
- a CDS encoding TerD family protein, which produces MAVSLKKGQKVDLTKTNPGLKKVLIGLGWDTNKYDGGSDFDLDSAAFLLGENGKVSGDGDFIFYNNLNHASNSVNHLGDNLTGNGDGDDEQLKVDLSVVPQNVTKIDFTVTINDAETRKQNFGQVSNAFIRICNEETGAELIRYDLGEDYSIETAVIVAELYRNGAEWKFNAIGSGFEGGLGALCSNFGVNN; this is translated from the coding sequence ATGGCAGTTAGTTTGAAAAAAGGACAAAAGGTGGATCTAACCAAAACAAATCCTGGTCTTAAAAAAGTACTTATAGGGCTTGGTTGGGATACAAATAAATATGATGGCGGCTCTGATTTCGATCTAGATTCAGCTGCTTTTCTTTTAGGTGAAAATGGAAAGGTATCTGGGGATGGAGATTTCATTTTTTATAATAATTTAAATCACGCTTCAAATTCTGTAAATCACCTAGGGGACAACTTAACTGGTAATGGGGATGGGGACGACGAACAACTGAAGGTTGATTTATCTGTTGTTCCACAAAACGTAACAAAAATTGATTTCACAGTAACTATTAACGATGCAGAAACAAGAAAACAAAACTTTGGACAAGTTTCTAATGCGTTTATAAGAATATGTAACGAAGAAACTGGGGCAGAATTAATAAGATATGACCTAGGAGAAGACTATAGTATAGAAACAGCTGTAATAGTTGCAGAATTATATAGGAACGGAGCAGAATGGAAATTTAACGCAATAGGTAGTGGCTTCGAAGGCGGGCTTGGCGCTCTATGTTCAAATTTCGGAGTGAATAATTAA
- a CDS encoding TerD family protein, producing MTINLKKGQKVDLTKGNSGISKIVVGLGWDAVASSAGGGLFKKKASDIDCDASVLMINSDGKLKGIENVIYFGNLESRCGGVVHTGDNRTGDGNGDDEQILIDLSKISEGVDKLVFVVNIYDCIKRNQDFGQIQNAYIRIVNTTDNTELLKYNLSESYAGKTSLITGDIYRHNNEWKFSAIGEGTNEGSLTGLIERYRK from the coding sequence GTGACTATTAATTTGAAAAAAGGACAAAAAGTTGACTTAACAAAAGGAAATAGTGGAATATCAAAAATAGTGGTTGGACTGGGTTGGGATGCTGTAGCTTCATCTGCAGGCGGTGGTCTTTTTAAAAAAAAGGCTTCAGATATTGATTGTGATGCTTCAGTTTTAATGATAAATAGTGATGGTAAACTTAAAGGTATAGAAAATGTTATATATTTTGGGAATTTGGAAAGTCGTTGTGGGGGTGTAGTACATACTGGAGACAATAGAACTGGTGATGGTAATGGTGATGATGAACAGATACTTATAGATTTATCGAAAATTTCTGAAGGCGTAGATAAATTAGTATTTGTTGTTAATATTTACGATTGTATTAAAAGAAATCAAGATTTTGGCCAAATTCAAAATGCATATATAAGAATTGTAAATACTACAGATAATACTGAATTATTAAAATACAATCTATCTGAAAGCTATGCAGGTAAGACTTCTCTAATAACAGGAGATATTTATAGACATAATAATGAATGGAAATTTTCAGCTATTGGTGAAGGAACAAATGAAGGTTCACTAACTGGCCTTATTGAAAGATATAGAAAATAA
- a CDS encoding class D sortase — protein sequence MNKVKLSWGKISLAFLVLGLGCISWSLFSIWTQSHYTGYDATSSDLIPATFFVDQSKLKGDNTTPVESDPILSHKSLYPLYPTEGDNIGSLTIPALKRKLPIFQGTGSKELTKGVGHFLQSVLPGENDNCVLAGHRDTVFRQLGNLKIGDKLIVQTSAGVFTYEVSGTRIVHEDDKTVIVPTDHAVLTVTTCYPFDAIGNAPDRYIVSAALIKSK from the coding sequence ATGAATAAAGTAAAACTATCATGGGGCAAGATATCCCTGGCATTTTTAGTCTTGGGATTAGGATGTATTTCTTGGTCACTGTTTAGTATATGGACACAGTCCCATTATACAGGCTATGACGCTACCAGTAGCGATTTAATCCCAGCAACTTTTTTTGTAGATCAAAGCAAGTTAAAGGGAGACAATACTACTCCTGTGGAATCAGATCCTATCCTTTCTCATAAATCACTTTACCCTTTATATCCTACAGAGGGTGATAATATTGGAAGTCTTACGATTCCAGCATTAAAGAGGAAACTGCCCATTTTTCAGGGGACCGGTTCGAAGGAGCTTACGAAAGGTGTAGGGCATTTCTTGCAGAGTGTACTTCCTGGGGAAAATGACAATTGTGTTCTCGCTGGACATCGGGATACGGTATTCAGACAATTAGGCAATCTTAAAATAGGGGATAAACTAATTGTTCAAACATCTGCGGGCGTATTTACCTATGAGGTGAGTGGGACACGAATCGTCCATGAAGACGACAAAACGGTGATTGTACCTACCGACCATGCCGTCTTGACGGTGACAACCTGCTATCCCTTCGATGCTATTGGAAATGCTCCGGATCGCTATATTGTCTCCGCAGCTTTAATAAAAAGTAAGTAA
- a CDS encoding tetratricopeptide repeat protein: MSKKVEQSNVIKDVKATTEENTAVILEAEKQLSQSMIWNLQSDFFANQGPEAWIKGIVPQYITTNPYIANLYAKTIFGYCRDYVTRTDIEKKSTIYIMELASGVGRFTYTFLKRFLHIIENSSLKGLKFKYIVTDFSEKNIEYWQNHSFLKPYFDSGILDCATFDITKDDQLKLRNSGEVLAGGNLKNPLILIANYTFDSLPQDTFYVNKGEIFEGLITITSPELGASPEDKSILAGLDYYYTDNQIDGNNYYEDDDFNDILLYYKNRLEDTSFSLPIMALCCISRLKRAFNDDIILISADKGYKNEKSMLKNSHPFLSKHGCISMTVNFHSMEQYFKNIGGKAIHSIYEHENINMSLFLLTNSTHDFVETTMAYNEIIESIGPDDFYNLKKAVVPLCESLETKQILTFLRFTLWDARTFQEVYNILLERIDTEEDFPTEELVIVMNSVWEYYFPIGEEGDLAFYIGLLFGYIGNDSDALRFFEYSHELYGASAEIYYKIAVCFYNLSEIEKALEYTEKSLALDPVFKESKTLKILIQEK, from the coding sequence TTGTCAAAAAAAGTTGAACAATCCAATGTTATTAAAGATGTTAAGGCAACAACCGAGGAAAATACTGCAGTAATACTTGAAGCAGAAAAGCAATTATCGCAATCCATGATATGGAACCTACAGAGTGATTTCTTTGCAAACCAGGGACCAGAAGCTTGGATAAAAGGAATTGTACCTCAATACATAACAACTAATCCTTATATAGCAAACCTGTATGCTAAAACTATATTCGGATATTGCAGAGACTATGTTACAAGGACTGATATAGAAAAAAAATCTACCATATACATAATGGAGCTTGCATCTGGTGTAGGCAGATTTACCTATACCTTCCTTAAAAGATTTTTACATATAATCGAAAATTCTTCCCTAAAAGGGCTAAAGTTCAAATATATAGTAACCGATTTTTCTGAAAAGAATATTGAATATTGGCAGAATCATAGCTTTTTAAAGCCATATTTTGACTCTGGAATACTTGATTGTGCAACCTTCGATATAACTAAAGATGATCAGCTTAAATTAAGAAACAGTGGCGAAGTTTTAGCCGGTGGAAATCTAAAGAATCCTTTAATTTTAATTGCTAATTATACCTTTGACAGCCTTCCACAAGATACTTTTTATGTGAATAAGGGAGAGATTTTTGAAGGCTTGATTACAATAACTTCTCCAGAACTAGGGGCAAGCCCTGAGGACAAATCAATACTGGCTGGCTTAGATTATTACTATACAGACAACCAAATTGATGGCAATAATTATTATGAAGATGATGACTTTAATGATATCCTTTTATATTATAAAAATCGTTTAGAGGATACATCTTTTTCATTGCCAATAATGGCCTTGTGTTGTATCTCTAGATTAAAAAGAGCATTTAATGATGACATAATTTTAATTTCCGCAGATAAAGGTTATAAAAATGAAAAATCCATGTTAAAAAACTCTCATCCATTTTTATCAAAACACGGATGTATTTCAATGACGGTTAACTTTCATTCCATGGAACAATATTTCAAAAATATTGGTGGAAAAGCAATACATAGTATCTATGAACATGAGAATATAAACATGTCACTATTTTTATTAACTAACAGCACTCATGATTTTGTAGAAACCACCATGGCCTATAATGAAATTATTGAAAGTATAGGACCAGATGATTTTTATAATTTAAAAAAAGCAGTTGTGCCTTTATGCGAATCACTAGAAACAAAACAGATACTAACCTTTCTTAGGTTTACTTTATGGGATGCAAGAACCTTTCAAGAGGTCTATAACATATTGCTTGAAAGAATAGATACGGAGGAAGATTTTCCAACAGAAGAACTGGTTATAGTAATGAATAGTGTTTGGGAGTACTATTTCCCTATTGGTGAAGAGGGCGACTTAGCATTCTATATAGGCTTATTGTTTGGCTATATTGGCAATGATAGTGATGCTCTAAGATTTTTTGAATATTCACATGAATTATATGGTGCTAGTGCTGAAATTTATTATAAAATTGCGGTTTGCTTCTATAATCTAAGCGAAATTGAAAAAGCCTTAGAGTATACAGAGAAATCACTAGCCTTAGATCCGGTTTTCAAAGAGAGCAAAACTTTAAAAATTTTAATCCAAGAAAAATAA
- a CDS encoding adenylate kinase: MRMILLGAPGAGKGTQAKLICEKYNITHLSTGDIFRMNISTKTTLGVQAKEYIAKGQLVPDDLTIQVVEDRLVKEDCKNGFLLDGFPRTVFQAEQLGNFLQGINNTLDVVLLIDVPSEFILERNIGRRICSSCGRSYHIKFNPPEKLSICDFCGGKLIQRNDDNEETVKERLNVYTNQTHPLIDYYKTNHSLSTVDGRDDILTVSKNIFSILDN, encoded by the coding sequence TTGAGAATGATTTTATTAGGTGCCCCTGGAGCTGGAAAAGGTACTCAAGCAAAGCTAATATGCGAGAAATATAACATAACCCATCTATCAACTGGAGATATTTTTAGAATGAACATCTCCACCAAAACTACCCTTGGTGTACAAGCAAAAGAATATATTGCTAAGGGTCAGTTGGTGCCTGATGATCTAACTATTCAAGTAGTAGAAGATAGACTAGTGAAAGAGGATTGCAAAAACGGCTTTCTATTAGATGGATTTCCAAGGACAGTTTTTCAAGCGGAACAACTTGGTAATTTTCTACAGGGAATTAATAACACTTTGGATGTTGTACTTCTAATCGATGTTCCCAGCGAATTTATTCTGGAAAGAAATATAGGAAGAAGGATATGTTCTTCCTGTGGACGGAGTTATCATATAAAGTTTAATCCACCTGAAAAATTAAGTATTTGTGACTTTTGTGGCGGGAAATTGATTCAAAGAAATGATGATAATGAAGAGACAGTTAAGGAAAGACTTAATGTTTATACTAATCAGACCCATCCTCTTATAGATTATTATAAGACTAATCATTCATTATCTACAGTCGATGGTAGGGATGATATCCTTACAGTTTCAAAAAATATTTTTTCAATATTAGATAATTAA
- a CDS encoding TrmB family transcriptional regulator, which produces MDEILSLLEKLSFSRTEAAVYVDLLKNSSLNGYQIAKNLNMSRSSVYSALDNLYKKGIVFSLPGNSKLYKAENPTTLTNKMKNEFVETTDLLEVKLQQLENSDSEERYLNISGYDNVISKAKELLLTSKKEVYINTDFDLQLFSKEFIELEKRQVRIIIFSFAKVNSENLPVEIYTHNEESCLEKQTRIMLVVDCEKTLIADRGPHREEFLGTFTDNVLLASVVSEHIHNDIYLLKLKNKYGKNLINEGIKLNTILENR; this is translated from the coding sequence AGCGGCAGTTTATGTTGATTTATTGAAAAATTCTAGCTTAAATGGATATCAAATTGCTAAAAATCTAAATATGTCTCGTTCATCAGTTTATTCTGCTCTAGATAATTTATATAAAAAAGGCATTGTGTTTTCACTGCCTGGAAATTCCAAGCTATATAAAGCGGAAAATCCTACAACGCTAACAAATAAAATGAAAAATGAATTTGTTGAAACCACAGATTTATTAGAAGTTAAATTACAACAACTGGAAAACTCTGATTCAGAAGAAAGGTATTTAAATATATCAGGTTATGATAATGTTATTTCAAAAGCAAAGGAATTGCTATTAACATCAAAAAAAGAAGTTTACATAAATACTGACTTTGATTTACAACTATTCTCAAAAGAATTTATTGAACTTGAAAAAAGACAAGTTAGAATAATTATATTTTCCTTTGCTAAAGTTAATAGTGAAAACCTACCGGTAGAAATATATACTCATAATGAAGAAAGTTGTTTAGAAAAACAAACAAGAATAATGTTAGTCGTAGATTGCGAAAAAACGTTAATTGCAGATAGAGGCCCACATAGAGAAGAGTTCTTAGGTACTTTTACAGACAATGTTCTCTTAGCTTCCGTTGTTTCTGAACATATTCATAATGATATATATCTTTTAAAGTTAAAAAATAAATATGGAAAAAATTTAATTAATGAGGGTATTAAGTTAAATACCATACTTGAAAATAGGTAA